A region from the Saccharomonospora azurea NA-128 genome encodes:
- a CDS encoding glycosyltransferase translates to MRVLIATDTYPPDVSGSSFFASRLATGLAARGHDVHVVCASETGPRKIVRESQVCLHRLRSLPLVVHPRVRFVPPPGVPAVVRRLVGWVRPDVLHTQDHFTIGRAAVRAARRARIPIVATNHFMPDNLLPYLPRRLHRPVSDVAWRDFRRVYDHAHHVTTPTRTAAELLAANGFEGVVEPVSCGVDTTRFSASPDPPAVHRRALGLPDAPTVVYVGRLDEEKRLDELIRALARLPAGDAQLVLVGTGTRRGELERLAARERVAHRVRFLGFVPDDQLPSVYRAADVFAIPGVAELQSIATLEAMASGLPVVAANAVALPHLVLPGENGYLVEPGDVSGLAAALAAVLHSPDRRRSMGDSSRTIAVSHDEQRTWARFEEIYRAVTVGLARRG, encoded by the coding sequence ATGCGCGTGTTGATAGCGACCGACACCTATCCCCCTGACGTCAGCGGGAGCTCGTTCTTCGCGTCCCGCCTCGCCACGGGGTTGGCCGCGCGCGGCCACGACGTCCACGTGGTGTGTGCGTCGGAGACCGGGCCCCGCAAGATCGTGCGGGAGTCACAGGTGTGTCTGCATCGGCTGCGTTCACTGCCGTTGGTCGTGCACCCGCGGGTGCGGTTCGTGCCGCCGCCCGGTGTCCCGGCGGTCGTGCGCAGGCTTGTCGGGTGGGTGCGGCCGGACGTCCTCCACACGCAGGACCACTTCACCATCGGCAGGGCGGCGGTGCGTGCGGCGCGGCGAGCGCGCATCCCGATCGTCGCGACCAATCACTTCATGCCCGACAACCTCTTGCCCTATCTGCCTCGCCGGTTGCACCGGCCGGTGTCCGACGTGGCGTGGCGGGATTTCCGCCGCGTCTACGACCATGCCCACCACGTCACGACACCGACTCGGACGGCGGCGGAGCTTCTCGCGGCGAACGGCTTCGAGGGGGTTGTGGAGCCCGTCTCGTGCGGCGTCGACACCACCCGGTTCTCCGCGTCTCCGGATCCGCCGGCGGTGCACCGCCGCGCGCTCGGGCTTCCCGACGCACCCACGGTGGTCTACGTCGGCAGGCTCGACGAGGAGAAGCGGCTCGACGAGCTGATCCGGGCACTGGCGAGGCTTCCGGCGGGTGACGCGCAGCTCGTGCTCGTGGGCACGGGGACCCGCCGCGGCGAGCTCGAACGGCTCGCCGCGCGCGAGCGGGTCGCCCACCGGGTGCGCTTCCTCGGGTTCGTGCCGGACGACCAGCTCCCGTCGGTGTACCGGGCGGCGGACGTGTTCGCGATCCCGGGCGTGGCGGAACTGCAGAGCATCGCGACGCTGGAGGCCATGGCCAGCGGGCTCCCGGTGGTCGCGGCCAACGCCGTGGCCCTGCCGCACCTGGTCTTGCCGGGCGAGAACGGCTACCTCGTCGAGCCCGGCGACGTCAGCGGTCTGGCCGCGGCGCTCGCCGCGGTGCTGCACTCGCCGGACCGGCGACGAAGCATGGGGGATTCGAGCAGGACGATCGCCGTGAGCCACGACGAGCAGCGCACGTGGGCGCGGTTCGAGGAGATCTACCGGGCCGTCACAGTCGGCCTCGCTCGACGAGGTTGA
- the rraA gene encoding ribonuclease E activity regulator RraA, which produces MSRLPTTTTKGSTVTQRTPRTSQPTADLVDEYGDRLRVCDTQFRQFGGHRAFSGAVRTVSCHEDNGLLRELLRTPGDGAVLVVNGGGSLHTALTGDLIAASAVENGWAGLVINGAVRDSAALAELPLGIKALGTNPRKSSKDGRGAVDVPVGFGGVTFTPGDVLHADDDGVVLLPRD; this is translated from the coding sequence ATGAGCCGACTGCCGACGACCACGACGAAAGGCTCCACGGTGACGCAGCGAACCCCGCGAACCTCTCAGCCCACCGCCGACCTCGTTGACGAGTACGGGGACCGACTCCGGGTGTGCGACACGCAGTTCCGGCAGTTCGGCGGCCACCGCGCCTTCAGCGGAGCCGTCCGCACCGTGTCGTGTCACGAGGACAACGGCCTGCTGCGCGAACTGCTGCGCACGCCGGGCGACGGCGCCGTCCTGGTCGTGAACGGGGGCGGCTCGCTGCACACGGCCCTGACCGGCGACCTCATCGCCGCCTCCGCCGTCGAGAACGGCTGGGCCGGGCTCGTCATCAACGGCGCCGTGCGGGACAGCGCGGCGCTGGCCGAGCTCCCCCTCGGCATCAAGGCCCTCGGCACCAACCCGCGCAAGAGCTCCAAGGACGGTCGCGGGGCCGTCGACGTGCCGGTGGGTTTCGGCGGAGTGACCTTCACCCCGGGCGACGTGCTGCACGCCGACGACGACGGCGTCGTCCTCCTGCCCCGAGACTGA
- a CDS encoding TetR/AcrR family transcriptional regulator yields the protein MPASSPPPNAVPDRTSTAFSPLPLHEHGRQRADAVRNRARVLDAATRVAARDGASNLTMDAVAVEASVGKGTVFRHFGDRTGLLTALLDRAERSLQEGFLGGPPPLGPGAHPRQRLIAFGSAVLRHEQEHRDLYVAAVTEPHRKFAVPAQRVRHTHVAMLVRRLDPLADHHVLGHTLLGYLDTALVNHLLGEPGTDLFRLERGWSDLVTRLFP from the coding sequence GTGCCCGCTTCGTCCCCGCCCCCGAACGCCGTCCCCGACCGGACGTCGACGGCGTTCTCCCCGTTGCCGCTGCACGAGCACGGACGTCAGCGTGCCGACGCGGTGCGCAACCGGGCGCGGGTACTCGACGCGGCGACGCGGGTCGCGGCCCGGGACGGCGCGAGCAACCTCACGATGGACGCGGTGGCCGTCGAGGCCTCGGTCGGCAAGGGCACGGTCTTCCGCCATTTCGGCGACCGCACCGGCCTGCTCACGGCGCTGCTCGACCGGGCCGAACGCTCGTTGCAAGAGGGTTTCCTCGGCGGGCCGCCGCCGCTCGGCCCCGGGGCGCACCCTCGGCAACGGCTCATCGCGTTCGGTTCGGCGGTGCTACGCCACGAGCAGGAGCACCGCGATCTCTACGTCGCCGCGGTGACCGAGCCGCACCGCAAGTTCGCCGTCCCGGCCCAGCGCGTGCGGCACACCCACGTGGCGATGCTCGTCCGCAGGCTCGATCCCCTCGCCGATCACCACGTGCTGGGCCACACCCTGCTGGGCTATCTCGACACCGCGCTCGTCAACCACCTGCTCGGCGAGCCCGGCACCGACCTCTTCCGCTTGGAACGCGGCTGGTCCGACCTCGTCACCCGCCTCTTCCCCTGA
- a CDS encoding DMT family transporter, whose product MLVVAVVLAVVGALFIALGSALQEQVVVGMRFLGGRGVRWLLRLVRQPRWLLGAACAGLGVGLHVLALSRGPVSVIQPVGTTGLLFALVVKAVLERRRLRLSQSLGGVAVVVGLVGLLLALPPDTKAPTLSTSTAVLLAVVTLAVSGTAVGVAWSASSRSARAAALAFAAGTTFGVASALISVIGHRMLVDLSAIASWPTLLAVVLLSTGGLAQQHAYRMRRFALAFAMLEIADPVSAATVGVLVLGEPLPSTPLAAAWMGLSATGIVVGVVVLARSYIGPAPGHSDHARVDSDRHLSP is encoded by the coding sequence GTGCTTGTGGTCGCCGTGGTGCTGGCCGTCGTCGGAGCGCTGTTCATCGCGCTCGGTTCGGCGCTGCAGGAGCAGGTCGTCGTCGGCATGCGTTTCCTCGGCGGCCGGGGGGTGCGGTGGTTGCTGCGGCTCGTGCGGCAGCCGCGGTGGCTGCTCGGGGCCGCGTGCGCGGGTCTGGGTGTCGGCCTGCACGTGCTCGCGTTGAGCCGCGGACCCGTCAGTGTCATCCAGCCGGTGGGCACCACCGGACTGCTGTTCGCTCTCGTCGTCAAGGCGGTGCTGGAGCGGCGTCGGCTACGCCTGTCCCAGTCGCTCGGCGGCGTGGCCGTCGTGGTGGGCCTGGTGGGGTTGCTGCTCGCTCTGCCGCCCGACACGAAGGCCCCGACCCTGTCGACGTCGACGGCGGTCCTGCTCGCCGTCGTGACACTCGCCGTGTCCGGGACGGCGGTGGGGGTCGCGTGGTCGGCGTCCTCCCGCAGTGCCCGGGCCGCCGCGCTCGCGTTCGCCGCGGGGACCACGTTCGGGGTGGCTTCGGCGTTGATCAGTGTGATCGGGCATCGGATGCTCGTCGATCTGTCCGCGATCGCGAGCTGGCCCACTCTTCTGGCTGTCGTCCTGCTCTCGACCGGGGGACTGGCCCAGCAGCACGCCTACCGTATGCGGCGGTTCGCGCTCGCATTCGCCATGCTTGAGATCGCGGACCCCGTCTCGGCCGCGACGGTCGGTGTGCTCGTGCTGGGCGAGCCGCTCCCGAGCACACCGCTCGCCGCGGCCTGGATGGGGTTGTCGGCCACCGGCATCGTGGTCGGCGTCGTGGTGCTCGCCCGCTCGTACATCGGACCAGCCCCTGGACACAGTGATCATGCGCGTGTTGATAGCGACCGACACCTATCCCCCTGA
- a CDS encoding NAD(P)H-dependent oxidoreductase gives MTIRVLALVGSLRAGSHNRQLAETAIKHAPDGVTVEIYDGLGELPFYNEDLDTEAGAPESAGRLRSAVSSADAVLVFSPEYNGTMPAVLKNAIDWLSRPFGNGALQGKPTAVVGTAFGQYGGVWAQEEARKSAGIAGAKVVDEVLLAIPHSVTRFAEVHPGSDTEVVEGLSKTLGRLVTEVA, from the coding sequence ATGACCATCCGTGTCCTCGCGCTCGTCGGCAGCCTCCGAGCGGGCTCGCACAACCGCCAGCTGGCCGAGACGGCGATCAAGCACGCGCCGGACGGCGTGACGGTCGAGATCTACGACGGGCTCGGCGAGCTGCCGTTCTACAACGAGGACCTCGACACCGAGGCCGGTGCGCCGGAGTCCGCCGGGCGGCTGCGCAGCGCCGTCTCCAGCGCCGACGCGGTGTTGGTCTTCTCGCCCGAGTACAACGGCACCATGCCCGCCGTGTTGAAGAACGCCATCGACTGGCTCTCCCGCCCGTTCGGCAACGGTGCGCTGCAGGGCAAGCCGACCGCCGTCGTCGGCACCGCGTTCGGCCAGTACGGCGGCGTGTGGGCGCAGGAGGAGGCGCGCAAGTCGGCCGGTATCGCGGGCGCGAAGGTGGTCGACGAGGTCCTGCTCGCGATCCCGCACTCGGTGACGCGCTTCGCCGAGGTGCACCCGGGAAGCGACACCGAGGTCGTCGAGGGCCTGTCCAAGACGCTCGGCAGGCTCGTCACCGAGGTCGCCTGA
- a CDS encoding alkaline phosphatase family protein encodes MTETPALNRRRFLRVATGTSAAVVLSTAGALPASAAERGPRPRVYVLVVDGLRPDEITPATTPALYRLREEGTAFPAARSLPVMETLPNHVMMITGMRPDRTGVPANSVYDADLGEVRTLDRADDLRAPTLLERLAERGLTTASVLSKEYLYGIVGERASVRWEPFPVIPISDHAPDLATVTALAATVRETDPDFAFVNLGDVDRVGHVDLTGTTLRAARTAALVSTDGLVNRFAAFLKRTGRWESSVLVVLADHSMDWSMPHRVVSLDPVVDDDPMLDGRVAIAQNGGANLLTFTGPDSDRAEAVERMRRAALGTDGVLSVHTPDELRLGPRAGDLVVYCRAGWRFTDPYLWSNPIPGNHGHPATEPIPFFVAGGHPAVRRGHVSSAPATTADVAPTVGALFDLPAPDGGYDGTARLDAFVSVPAPR; translated from the coding sequence ATGACCGAGACACCCGCGCTGAACCGGCGCCGCTTCCTGCGCGTGGCGACCGGGACGTCGGCCGCGGTGGTGCTGTCCACCGCCGGTGCCCTTCCCGCGTCGGCCGCCGAGCGCGGTCCGCGCCCCCGCGTGTACGTGCTGGTGGTCGACGGGTTGCGACCGGACGAGATCACCCCGGCCACCACGCCGGCGTTGTACCGCCTCCGGGAGGAGGGCACGGCGTTCCCCGCGGCGCGCTCCCTTCCCGTGATGGAGACACTGCCGAACCACGTCATGATGATCACCGGCATGCGGCCCGACCGCACCGGTGTGCCCGCCAACTCCGTCTACGACGCCGACCTGGGAGAGGTACGCACCCTCGACCGCGCCGACGACCTTCGCGCGCCGACGCTGCTGGAGCGGCTGGCGGAGCGGGGGCTCACCACAGCCAGCGTGCTCAGCAAGGAGTACCTCTACGGCATCGTGGGGGAGCGGGCGAGTGTGCGCTGGGAGCCGTTCCCCGTGATCCCGATCAGCGACCACGCGCCCGACCTGGCGACCGTCACCGCGCTCGCCGCGACCGTGCGGGAGACCGACCCGGACTTCGCCTTCGTCAACCTCGGCGATGTCGACCGGGTCGGTCACGTCGACCTCACCGGCACCACACTGCGCGCCGCGCGGACCGCCGCGCTCGTGTCGACCGACGGCCTCGTGAACAGGTTCGCGGCGTTTCTGAAGCGGACCGGTCGTTGGGAGTCGAGCGTGCTCGTCGTGCTGGCCGACCACTCGATGGACTGGTCCATGCCGCACCGCGTCGTGTCGCTGGACCCCGTCGTGGACGACGACCCGATGCTCGACGGTCGCGTGGCGATCGCGCAGAACGGTGGGGCGAACCTGCTGACGTTCACCGGGCCCGACTCCGACCGTGCCGAGGCGGTCGAGCGGATGCGCCGTGCGGCGCTGGGCACCGACGGGGTGCTGTCGGTCCACACCCCCGACGAGCTCAGGCTCGGGCCGCGCGCCGGGGACCTGGTCGTCTACTGCCGGGCGGGCTGGCGGTTCACCGACCCGTACCTCTGGTCGAACCCGATCCCGGGCAACCACGGACATCCGGCCACCGAGCCGATCCCGTTCTTCGTGGCGGGTGGACATCCCGCCGTGCGGCGGGGGCACGTGTCGTCGGCGCCGGCGACCACGGCCGACGTCGCCCCCACCGTCGGCGCGCTGTTCGATCTACCAGCCCCGGACGGTGGCTACGACGGCACCGCGCGCCTCGACGCGTTCGTGTCCGTCCCCGCGCCGCGGTGA
- a CDS encoding glycine cleavage T C-terminal barrel domain-containing protein, whose product MAEVVQQPVPRHAGGSDTGARTVTEPSILLYPRLRKSPYFWKSRAQGAACYSVYNHTYHPRHYGDPVSEYWALLEGVTLWDVGVERQLEITGPDAFEFTNMLVPRDLHKCDVGQCKYVFVTAPDGGIINDPVLLRLEPDRFWLSLADSDVGLWAWGLAHAGGWDVTIREADVAPLQVQGPRAKDVLTDLFGGSVLAVPYYRLREYDLDGMRVVVSRTGYSGEVGYEIYLYDASRHAERLWDRVWEAGRPHGLRPIGPCHIRRIEAGMLAYGCDITRDTNPLEVGYDYRWMVDLDQEADFVGKEALRRVKADGVRRLLVGLEIDGAPLGSFNDGSMIEPFDVFTHGAQQPVGSVTSACHSPRLNANIGLAMVPIEASAVGTQVTVGTPTGLRDAAVVDKPFVDPQKATPKR is encoded by the coding sequence ATGGCCGAGGTCGTCCAGCAGCCCGTTCCCCGCCACGCCGGCGGCTCCGACACCGGGGCCAGGACGGTGACCGAACCGTCCATCCTGCTCTATCCGCGGCTGCGTAAGTCGCCGTATTTCTGGAAGTCGCGAGCCCAGGGCGCCGCCTGCTACAGCGTGTACAACCACACCTATCACCCCCGGCACTACGGCGATCCCGTCTCGGAGTACTGGGCGCTGCTGGAGGGCGTCACGCTGTGGGACGTCGGCGTCGAACGTCAGCTCGAGATCACCGGGCCGGACGCGTTCGAGTTCACCAACATGCTCGTCCCGCGTGACCTGCACAAGTGCGACGTGGGGCAGTGCAAGTACGTGTTCGTCACGGCTCCTGACGGCGGGATCATCAACGATCCCGTGCTGTTGCGGCTCGAGCCCGACCGGTTCTGGCTCTCCCTGGCCGACAGCGACGTCGGGCTGTGGGCGTGGGGTCTGGCCCACGCGGGTGGCTGGGACGTGACGATCCGGGAGGCCGACGTCGCGCCGCTGCAGGTGCAGGGGCCGCGCGCGAAGGACGTGCTGACCGACCTGTTCGGAGGCTCCGTCCTCGCCGTGCCCTACTACCGGCTGCGGGAGTACGACCTCGACGGCATGCGCGTCGTCGTGAGCCGAACGGGTTATTCCGGCGAAGTGGGTTACGAGATCTACCTGTACGACGCCTCGCGACACGCCGAGCGGTTGTGGGACCGCGTGTGGGAGGCGGGCCGACCGCACGGCCTGCGACCGATCGGTCCGTGCCACATCCGCCGCATCGAGGCGGGCATGCTCGCCTACGGCTGCGACATCACCCGCGACACGAATCCCCTGGAGGTCGGCTACGACTACCGGTGGATGGTCGACCTCGACCAGGAGGCCGACTTCGTGGGCAAGGAGGCGCTGCGCCGCGTGAAGGCCGACGGCGTGCGCCGACTGCTGGTCGGGCTGGAGATCGACGGTGCCCCGTTGGGCAGCTTCAACGACGGGTCGATGATCGAGCCGTTCGACGTGTTCACGCACGGCGCGCAGCAGCCAGTGGGGTCGGTGACGAGCGCCTGCCACTCACCGCGCCTGAACGCCAACATCGGCCTGGCCATGGTGCCGATCGAGGCGAGTGCGGTGGGCACCCAGGTCACCGTCGGAACGCCGACCGGCCTCCGGGACGCGGCGGTGGTGGACAAGCCGTTCGTGGACCCGCAGAAGGCCACCCCGAAGCGCTGA